A single window of Pogoniulus pusillus isolate bPogPus1 chromosome 11, bPogPus1.pri, whole genome shotgun sequence DNA harbors:
- the FAAP100 gene encoding Fanconi anemia core complex-associated protein 100 isoform X3 yields MSPEALTPIPAPLRLALRPPGTMAHVGHRVDYLAGFCCPVGGLVAGKPRVLCHENEIYLSNGSEFVYVYDQEGKVLKAVYRCPDQVWHVELLPQPRQLYILCANSGIYCVSLDQQSRLMEQTDGDGQESNCPSGVFPVDSDACIFPDSSLSMFTLLNNFVITLSQAHGKWWMKLHELPRPEQESPPYRQISEVGFCPGPQPGDDRDGPPSCFLPVLCCASSPGTVGTEEGLWCSGGFVLEEPLFSLLFGIDAAMLESPMILCGFPDGQLCSVPLKALSSSPAVDGCHDVSNQDPPVKILHHLEEPIVFIGALRTERRAAEDAEDEQLFGDPGCDCVVAVGHYGKMVAVKADQREEATVPELREYYLRGPILCAACGSGSRMYYSTHSDISAVDLDWGGDSSDPEDAESCTGVLPPVLSPASLSICSVVALSLSSRASEGESELLALSAKGRLMSCGLCSPEDTDVELTPAEAGRRIKELLSGIGNTSERVSFLKKAVDQKNRALASLNQVMNVSAALLSSQEGQKPIACTVTANWSCLLLQDTVTISCLLENCSEYSLEEGWTLCVQLLASPCALEEDSVDSATTFTFPIDQLLPGNKRELTLPLGSSADTKLDLPLTISCALYYSLRDILGSGSDSSEALDDLLPDDSPILSPDREGICLPLSERTIDMLQCLRFKSSSPGPDASPPAVAPPAPPDPVETFLQVSQEQTETEEGKAPGEGNQPPSAASIRVSSELLKNALKNSSSDVPLSCATLHWLLAENPGAQELSIGEVASVRGTAPDGGEVQLLVREVAMNDLSPAGPIQAVEILMESPSLAHMCRMHHAVIRRIQTLVLEQAAQGSGPPDLRMQYLRQIQANHEMLLKEAQTLRDQPALGEEGAATAEKLLNIYRQLRNPSLVLL; encoded by the exons ATGAGCCCCGAAGCACTGACCCCCATTCCCGCGCCCCTCAGGCTGGCACTGCGCCCTCCTGGCACCATGGCACATGTGGGACACCGGGTGGATTACCTAGCCGGCTTCTGCTGCCCGGTGGGGGGACTGGTAGCGGGCAAGCCCCGGGTGCTGTGCCACGAGAACGAGATCTACCTCTCCAACGGCAGCGAGTTTGTCTACGTCTACGACCAAGAGGGGAAGGTACTGAAG GCTGTGTACCGATGCCCTGACCAGGTGTGGCACGTGGAGCTGTTGCCCCAACCCCGGCAGCTCTACATCCTCTGTGCCAACAGCGGCATTTACTGTGTCTCCCTGGAccagcagagcag GTTAATGGAGCAGACGGATGGCGACGGCCAAGAAAGCAATTGCCCATCCGGCGTCTTCCCCGTGGACTCAGATGCCTGCATCTTCCCagactccagcctgtccatgttcACTCTGCTCAACAACTTTGTCATCACCCTGTCCCAGGCTCACGGCAAATGGTGGATGAAGCTTCATGAGCTTCCTCGCCCTGAGCAAGAGAGTCCCCCGTACCGGCAGATCAGCGAGGTGGGCTTCTGCCCTGGCCCTCAGCCCGGGGATGACAGGGATGGGCCACCCTCCTGCTTCCTGCCTGTCCTCTGCTGCGCCTCCTCCCCGGGCACCGTGGGGACTGAGGAGGGGCTGTGGTGCTCAGGCGGCTTTGTGCTGGAGGAACCTCTCTTCAGTCTGCTCTTTGGGATCGACGCCGCCATGCTGGAGTCTCCTATGATCCTCTGTGGCTTCCCGGATGGACAGCTCTGCTCCGTGCCACTGAAAGCCCTCAGCTCTTCACCAGCTGTCGATGGCTGCCATGATGTTTCAAACCAAGACCCTCCCGTGAAGATCCTCCATCACTTGGAGGAGCCGATCGTCTTCATCGGGGCCTTGAGAACAGAGCGGAGGGCAGCGGAGGATGCCGAGGACGAGCAGCTGTTTGGAGACCCTGGCTGTGACTGCGTGGTGGCCGTGGGCCACTACGGGAAGATGGTGGCCGTCAAGGCAGATCAGAGGGAGGAGGCAACGGTGCCGGAGCTCAGGGAGTACTACTTGCGCGGGCCCatcctctgtgcagcctgcggCAGCGGCAGCCGCATGTACTACAGCACGCACTCAGACATCTCCGCCGTCGACCTGGACTGGGGCGGAGACTCCTCCGACCCCGAGGATGCCGAGAGCTGCACCGGCGTCCTGCCTCCCGTCCTCTCTCCGGCCAGTTTAAGTATCTGTAGCGTTGTGGCTCTGTCCTTGTCTTCTCGGGCGTCAGAAG gtGAATCGGAGCTGCTGGCCTTGTCAGCCAAAGGCCGCCTCATGTCCTGTGGCTTATGCAGCCCCGAGGACACTGACGTGGAGCTGACACCTGCCGAGGCCGGACGGAGGATTAAGGAGCTGCTGTCCGGGATAGGCAACACCTCGGAGAG AGTTTCCTTCCTGAAGAAGGCAGTGGACCAGAAGAACCgagccctggccagcctgaaCCAGGTGATGAATGTGAGTGCAGCTTTGCTGtccagccaagaaggccagaaGCCCATCGCTTGCACTGTCACTGCCAActggagctgcctcctgctccaagATACTGTCACCATCTCCTGTCTGCTGGAGAACTGCAGCGAGTACAGCCTTGAGGAGGGCTGGACCCTCTGTGttcagctcctggccagcccctgTGCCTTAGAGGAGGACTCTGTGGATTCAGCCACCACTTTCACCTTCCCCATTGACCAGCTTCTCCCTGGGAACAAGAGGGAGCTAACGCTGCCCCTGGGCTCCTCTGCGGACACCAAGCTGGACCTGCCTCTGACCATCTCCTGTGCCCTCTACTACAGTTTACGAGATATTCTGGGCAGCGGCTCCGACTCCTCCGAGGCCTTGGACGATCTCCTGCCCGACGACTCGCCCATCCTCTCCCCAGACAGAGAGGGCATCTGCCTGCCCCTCAGCGAACGCACCATTGACATGCTCCAGTGCCTCCGCTTCAAGAGCAGCTCCCCCGGGCCAGATGCTTCCCCACCGGCAGTtgccccccctgccccaccAGATCCTGTGGAGACCTTTCTCCAAGTGTCCCAGGAGCAGACTGAGACTGAGGAGGGAAAAGCCCCTGGAGAGGGGAACCAGCCACCCTCAGCAGCATCCATCAGGGTGTCCTCTGAGCTGCTGAAAAATGCGCTGAAAAACTCCAGCTCAG ATGTCCCGCTGAGCTGTGCCACGCTgcactggctgctggctgagaaCCCTGGGGCTCAGGAGCTGAGCATTGGGGAGGTGGCATCGGTGCGCGGCACGGCACCGGACGGAGGCGAGGTTCAGCTGCTTGTCCGAGAG GTGGCCATGAACGACCTTAGCCCTGCAGGCCCCATCCAGGCTGTGGAGATCCTGATGGAGAGCCCATCCCTGGCCCACATGTGCAGGATGCACCACGCTGTCATCCGCCGCATCCAG acactggtgctggagcaggcagcacagggctcaGGACCACCCGACCTCCGCATGCAGTACCTGCGCCAGATCCAAGCCAACCATGAG ATGCTGCTGAAGGAGGCGCAGACCCTGCGAGACCAGCCGGCCCTCGGCGAGGAGGGAGCTGCCACGGCCGAGAAACTGCTGAACATCTACAGGCAACTGCGCAACCCCAGCCTGGTTCTGctgtga
- the FAAP100 gene encoding Fanconi anemia core complex-associated protein 100 isoform X1 produces the protein MSPEALTPIPAPLRLALRPPGTMAHVGHRVDYLAGFCCPVGGLVAGKPRVLCHENEIYLSNGSEFVYVYDQEGKVLKAVYRCPDQVWHVELLPQPRQLYILCANSGIYCVSLDQQSRLMEQTDGDGQESNCPSGVFPVDSDACIFPDSSLSMFTLLNNFVITLSQAHGKWWMKLHELPRPEQESPPYRQISEVGFCPGPQPGDDRDGPPSCFLPVLCCASSPGTVGTEEGLWCSGGFVLEEPLFSLLFGIDAAMLESPMILCGFPDGQLCSVPLKALSSSPAVDGCHDVSNQDPPVKILHHLEEPIVFIGALRTERRAAEDAEDEQLFGDPGCDCVVAVGHYGKMVAVKADQREEATVPELREYYLRGPILCAACGSGSRMYYSTHSDISAVDLDWGGDSSDPEDAESCTGVLPPVLSPASLSICSVVALSLSSRASEGESELLALSAKGRLMSCGLCSPEDTDVELTPAEAGRRIKELLSGIGNTSERVSFLKKAVDQKNRALASLNQVMNVSAALLSSQEGQKPIACTVTANWSCLLLQDTVTISCLLENCSEYSLEEGWTLCVQLLASPCALEEDSVDSATTFTFPIDQLLPGNKRELTLPLGSSADTKLDLPLTISCALYYSLRDILGSGSDSSEALDDLLPDDSPILSPDREGICLPLSERTIDMLQCLRFKSSSPGPDASPPAVAPPAPPDPVETFLQVSQEQTETEEGKAPGEGNQPPSAASIRVSSELLKNALKNSSSGGHERP, from the exons ATGAGCCCCGAAGCACTGACCCCCATTCCCGCGCCCCTCAGGCTGGCACTGCGCCCTCCTGGCACCATGGCACATGTGGGACACCGGGTGGATTACCTAGCCGGCTTCTGCTGCCCGGTGGGGGGACTGGTAGCGGGCAAGCCCCGGGTGCTGTGCCACGAGAACGAGATCTACCTCTCCAACGGCAGCGAGTTTGTCTACGTCTACGACCAAGAGGGGAAGGTACTGAAG GCTGTGTACCGATGCCCTGACCAGGTGTGGCACGTGGAGCTGTTGCCCCAACCCCGGCAGCTCTACATCCTCTGTGCCAACAGCGGCATTTACTGTGTCTCCCTGGAccagcagagcag GTTAATGGAGCAGACGGATGGCGACGGCCAAGAAAGCAATTGCCCATCCGGCGTCTTCCCCGTGGACTCAGATGCCTGCATCTTCCCagactccagcctgtccatgttcACTCTGCTCAACAACTTTGTCATCACCCTGTCCCAGGCTCACGGCAAATGGTGGATGAAGCTTCATGAGCTTCCTCGCCCTGAGCAAGAGAGTCCCCCGTACCGGCAGATCAGCGAGGTGGGCTTCTGCCCTGGCCCTCAGCCCGGGGATGACAGGGATGGGCCACCCTCCTGCTTCCTGCCTGTCCTCTGCTGCGCCTCCTCCCCGGGCACCGTGGGGACTGAGGAGGGGCTGTGGTGCTCAGGCGGCTTTGTGCTGGAGGAACCTCTCTTCAGTCTGCTCTTTGGGATCGACGCCGCCATGCTGGAGTCTCCTATGATCCTCTGTGGCTTCCCGGATGGACAGCTCTGCTCCGTGCCACTGAAAGCCCTCAGCTCTTCACCAGCTGTCGATGGCTGCCATGATGTTTCAAACCAAGACCCTCCCGTGAAGATCCTCCATCACTTGGAGGAGCCGATCGTCTTCATCGGGGCCTTGAGAACAGAGCGGAGGGCAGCGGAGGATGCCGAGGACGAGCAGCTGTTTGGAGACCCTGGCTGTGACTGCGTGGTGGCCGTGGGCCACTACGGGAAGATGGTGGCCGTCAAGGCAGATCAGAGGGAGGAGGCAACGGTGCCGGAGCTCAGGGAGTACTACTTGCGCGGGCCCatcctctgtgcagcctgcggCAGCGGCAGCCGCATGTACTACAGCACGCACTCAGACATCTCCGCCGTCGACCTGGACTGGGGCGGAGACTCCTCCGACCCCGAGGATGCCGAGAGCTGCACCGGCGTCCTGCCTCCCGTCCTCTCTCCGGCCAGTTTAAGTATCTGTAGCGTTGTGGCTCTGTCCTTGTCTTCTCGGGCGTCAGAAG gtGAATCGGAGCTGCTGGCCTTGTCAGCCAAAGGCCGCCTCATGTCCTGTGGCTTATGCAGCCCCGAGGACACTGACGTGGAGCTGACACCTGCCGAGGCCGGACGGAGGATTAAGGAGCTGCTGTCCGGGATAGGCAACACCTCGGAGAG AGTTTCCTTCCTGAAGAAGGCAGTGGACCAGAAGAACCgagccctggccagcctgaaCCAGGTGATGAATGTGAGTGCAGCTTTGCTGtccagccaagaaggccagaaGCCCATCGCTTGCACTGTCACTGCCAActggagctgcctcctgctccaagATACTGTCACCATCTCCTGTCTGCTGGAGAACTGCAGCGAGTACAGCCTTGAGGAGGGCTGGACCCTCTGTGttcagctcctggccagcccctgTGCCTTAGAGGAGGACTCTGTGGATTCAGCCACCACTTTCACCTTCCCCATTGACCAGCTTCTCCCTGGGAACAAGAGGGAGCTAACGCTGCCCCTGGGCTCCTCTGCGGACACCAAGCTGGACCTGCCTCTGACCATCTCCTGTGCCCTCTACTACAGTTTACGAGATATTCTGGGCAGCGGCTCCGACTCCTCCGAGGCCTTGGACGATCTCCTGCCCGACGACTCGCCCATCCTCTCCCCAGACAGAGAGGGCATCTGCCTGCCCCTCAGCGAACGCACCATTGACATGCTCCAGTGCCTCCGCTTCAAGAGCAGCTCCCCCGGGCCAGATGCTTCCCCACCGGCAGTtgccccccctgccccaccAGATCCTGTGGAGACCTTTCTCCAAGTGTCCCAGGAGCAGACTGAGACTGAGGAGGGAAAAGCCCCTGGAGAGGGGAACCAGCCACCCTCAGCAGCATCCATCAGGGTGTCCTCTGAGCTGCTGAAAAATGCGCTGAAAAACTCCAGCTCAG GTGGCCATGAACGACCTTAG
- the FAAP100 gene encoding Fanconi anemia core complex-associated protein 100 isoform X2 has protein sequence MAHVGHRVDYLAGFCCPVGGLVAGKPRVLCHENEIYLSNGSEFVYVYDQEGKVLKAVYRCPDQVWHVELLPQPRQLYILCANSGIYCVSLDQQSRLMEQTDGDGQESNCPSGVFPVDSDACIFPDSSLSMFTLLNNFVITLSQAHGKWWMKLHELPRPEQESPPYRQISEVGFCPGPQPGDDRDGPPSCFLPVLCCASSPGTVGTEEGLWCSGGFVLEEPLFSLLFGIDAAMLESPMILCGFPDGQLCSVPLKALSSSPAVDGCHDVSNQDPPVKILHHLEEPIVFIGALRTERRAAEDAEDEQLFGDPGCDCVVAVGHYGKMVAVKADQREEATVPELREYYLRGPILCAACGSGSRMYYSTHSDISAVDLDWGGDSSDPEDAESCTGVLPPVLSPASLSICSVVALSLSSRASEGESELLALSAKGRLMSCGLCSPEDTDVELTPAEAGRRIKELLSGIGNTSERVSFLKKAVDQKNRALASLNQVMNVSAALLSSQEGQKPIACTVTANWSCLLLQDTVTISCLLENCSEYSLEEGWTLCVQLLASPCALEEDSVDSATTFTFPIDQLLPGNKRELTLPLGSSADTKLDLPLTISCALYYSLRDILGSGSDSSEALDDLLPDDSPILSPDREGICLPLSERTIDMLQCLRFKSSSPGPDASPPAVAPPAPPDPVETFLQVSQEQTETEEGKAPGEGNQPPSAASIRVSSELLKNALKNSSSDVPLSCATLHWLLAENPGAQELSIGEVASVRGTAPDGGEVQLLVREARKGLALQRDSIPLSQLSPSLLPRGWVMYGLTVLTTVCGSRCSLADSVGLGLTYWATSPVSLLPNWDFPKAVATSSPL, from the exons ATGGCACATGTGGGACACCGGGTGGATTACCTAGCCGGCTTCTGCTGCCCGGTGGGGGGACTGGTAGCGGGCAAGCCCCGGGTGCTGTGCCACGAGAACGAGATCTACCTCTCCAACGGCAGCGAGTTTGTCTACGTCTACGACCAAGAGGGGAAGGTACTGAAG GCTGTGTACCGATGCCCTGACCAGGTGTGGCACGTGGAGCTGTTGCCCCAACCCCGGCAGCTCTACATCCTCTGTGCCAACAGCGGCATTTACTGTGTCTCCCTGGAccagcagagcag GTTAATGGAGCAGACGGATGGCGACGGCCAAGAAAGCAATTGCCCATCCGGCGTCTTCCCCGTGGACTCAGATGCCTGCATCTTCCCagactccagcctgtccatgttcACTCTGCTCAACAACTTTGTCATCACCCTGTCCCAGGCTCACGGCAAATGGTGGATGAAGCTTCATGAGCTTCCTCGCCCTGAGCAAGAGAGTCCCCCGTACCGGCAGATCAGCGAGGTGGGCTTCTGCCCTGGCCCTCAGCCCGGGGATGACAGGGATGGGCCACCCTCCTGCTTCCTGCCTGTCCTCTGCTGCGCCTCCTCCCCGGGCACCGTGGGGACTGAGGAGGGGCTGTGGTGCTCAGGCGGCTTTGTGCTGGAGGAACCTCTCTTCAGTCTGCTCTTTGGGATCGACGCCGCCATGCTGGAGTCTCCTATGATCCTCTGTGGCTTCCCGGATGGACAGCTCTGCTCCGTGCCACTGAAAGCCCTCAGCTCTTCACCAGCTGTCGATGGCTGCCATGATGTTTCAAACCAAGACCCTCCCGTGAAGATCCTCCATCACTTGGAGGAGCCGATCGTCTTCATCGGGGCCTTGAGAACAGAGCGGAGGGCAGCGGAGGATGCCGAGGACGAGCAGCTGTTTGGAGACCCTGGCTGTGACTGCGTGGTGGCCGTGGGCCACTACGGGAAGATGGTGGCCGTCAAGGCAGATCAGAGGGAGGAGGCAACGGTGCCGGAGCTCAGGGAGTACTACTTGCGCGGGCCCatcctctgtgcagcctgcggCAGCGGCAGCCGCATGTACTACAGCACGCACTCAGACATCTCCGCCGTCGACCTGGACTGGGGCGGAGACTCCTCCGACCCCGAGGATGCCGAGAGCTGCACCGGCGTCCTGCCTCCCGTCCTCTCTCCGGCCAGTTTAAGTATCTGTAGCGTTGTGGCTCTGTCCTTGTCTTCTCGGGCGTCAGAAG gtGAATCGGAGCTGCTGGCCTTGTCAGCCAAAGGCCGCCTCATGTCCTGTGGCTTATGCAGCCCCGAGGACACTGACGTGGAGCTGACACCTGCCGAGGCCGGACGGAGGATTAAGGAGCTGCTGTCCGGGATAGGCAACACCTCGGAGAG AGTTTCCTTCCTGAAGAAGGCAGTGGACCAGAAGAACCgagccctggccagcctgaaCCAGGTGATGAATGTGAGTGCAGCTTTGCTGtccagccaagaaggccagaaGCCCATCGCTTGCACTGTCACTGCCAActggagctgcctcctgctccaagATACTGTCACCATCTCCTGTCTGCTGGAGAACTGCAGCGAGTACAGCCTTGAGGAGGGCTGGACCCTCTGTGttcagctcctggccagcccctgTGCCTTAGAGGAGGACTCTGTGGATTCAGCCACCACTTTCACCTTCCCCATTGACCAGCTTCTCCCTGGGAACAAGAGGGAGCTAACGCTGCCCCTGGGCTCCTCTGCGGACACCAAGCTGGACCTGCCTCTGACCATCTCCTGTGCCCTCTACTACAGTTTACGAGATATTCTGGGCAGCGGCTCCGACTCCTCCGAGGCCTTGGACGATCTCCTGCCCGACGACTCGCCCATCCTCTCCCCAGACAGAGAGGGCATCTGCCTGCCCCTCAGCGAACGCACCATTGACATGCTCCAGTGCCTCCGCTTCAAGAGCAGCTCCCCCGGGCCAGATGCTTCCCCACCGGCAGTtgccccccctgccccaccAGATCCTGTGGAGACCTTTCTCCAAGTGTCCCAGGAGCAGACTGAGACTGAGGAGGGAAAAGCCCCTGGAGAGGGGAACCAGCCACCCTCAGCAGCATCCATCAGGGTGTCCTCTGAGCTGCTGAAAAATGCGCTGAAAAACTCCAGCTCAG ATGTCCCGCTGAGCTGTGCCACGCTgcactggctgctggctgagaaCCCTGGGGCTCAGGAGCTGAGCATTGGGGAGGTGGCATCGGTGCGCGGCACGGCACCGGACGGAGGCGAGGTTCAGCTGCTTGTCCGAGAGGCAAGGAAGGGgttagccctgcagagagactccATCCCACTGAGCCAGCTCagtcccagcctcctgccaaggGGCTGGGTGATGTATGGCCTCACCGTGCTGACCACAGTCTGTGGGTCCAGATGCAGCCTGGCAGAttctgtggggctggggcttACGTACTGGGCTACCTCGCCAGTCTCCCTTCTCCCAAACTGGGACTTCCCAAAGGCTGTGGCCACTTCTTCCCCTCTCTGA
- the FSCN2 gene encoding fascin-2 isoform X2, whose amino-acid sequence MPTNGIHQVLKIQFGLINCESRYLTAESFGYKVNASAPSLKRKQIWTLEQDEADSSVVFLKSHLGRYLGADKDGKVRCEAEQPGRDERFSIITQSDGRWALQSAPHRRFFGGREDRLSCFAPSVTEGELWTVHLAMHPQANLLSVSRRRYAHLSAHEDEIATDSNLPWGVDALITLCFQDKKYSLRTADERYLRCDGTLVPEPGAGTGYTLEFKAGKLAFKDCDGKYLAPTGPTGTLKSGRSSKPGKDELFDLEESHPQVVFTAANGRYVSIRQGVNVSANQDEELNHETFQLQIDRETNKCSLHTNTGSYWTLVAHGGIQAVATEVGANTMFDIEWRGRRVALRASNGRYVCTKRNGQLAAVSDTVGEDEEFTLKLINRPMLVLRGEHGFVCYHRGSNLLDSNRSVYDVFHISFSDGAYQIQGQGGKFWYVASSGSVCSDGDLSEDFFFEFRERGRVAIKAKNGRYLRGDPAGTLRADSESVLRATLWEY is encoded by the exons ATGCCAACGAATGGGATCCACCAGGTCCTGAAGATCCAGTTCGGTCTGATCAACTGCGAGAGCCGATACCTGACGGCAGAGAGCTTCGGCTACAAGGTGAACGCCTCAGCACCAAGCCTCAAGCGTAAGCAGATCTGGACGCTGGAGCAGGATGAAGCCGACAGCTCGGTTGTCTTCCTCAAGAGCCACCTGGGCCGGTACCTGGGTGCTGACAAGGATGGGAAGGTGAGGTGTGAGGCCGAGCAGCCAGGCCGGGATGAACGTTTCAGCATCATCACCCAGTCGGACGGGCGCTGGGCGCTGCAGTCGGCCCCGCACCGGCGTTTCTTTGGTGGCCGGGAGGATCGCCTGTCCTGCTTCGCCCCCAGCGTGACGGAGGGCGAGCTCTGGACCGTGCACTTGGCTATGCACCCCCAGGCCAACCTGCTGAGCGTCAGCCGCCGCCGCTACGCCCACCTCAGCGCCCACGAGGATGAAATCGCCACCGACAGCAACCTGCCGTGGGGTGTGGATGCCCTCATCACCCTCTGCTTCCAGGACAAGAAGTACAGCCTGCGCACCGCCGACGAGCGCTACCTGCGCTGCGATGGCACGCTGGTGCCCGAGCCGGGCGCTGGCACTGGCTACACCCTCGAGTTCAAGGCGGGAAAGCTGGCTTTTAAGGACTGCGATGGGAAATACCTGGCACCCACAGGGCCCACTGGCACCCTCAAGTCCGGCCGCAGCTCCAAGCCGGGCAAAGATGAACTCTTTGACCTGGAGGAGAGTCATCCCCAGGTGGTTTTCACAGCGGCCAATGGCAGATATGTCTCTATCCGGCAGG GTGTCAATGTCTCAGCAAACCAGGATGAGGAGCTGAACCACGAGACCTTCCAGCTCCAGATTGACCGTGAAACCAACAAATGCAGCCTCCACACCAACACTGGCAGCTACTGGACCCTCGTGGCCCATGGGGGCATCCAGGCTGTGGCCACCGAAGT CGGTGCCAACACCATGTTTGACATTGAGTGGCGTGGGCGGCGTGTGGCCCTGCGTGCCAGCAATGGCCGTTACGTCTGCACCAAGAGGAATGGGCAGCTGGCAGCCGTCAGCGATACTGTGG GGGAGGATGAGGAGTTCACTCTGAAGCTGATCAACCGCCCGATGCTGGTGCTGCGGGGCGAGCATGGCTTCGTCTGCTACCACCGCGGCTCCAACTTGCTCGACTCCAACCGCTCTGTCTATGACGTCTTCCACATCAGCTTCAGCGATGGCGCCTACCAGATCCAAG GCCAGGGAGGGAAGTTCTGGTACGTGGCGAGCAGCGGGTCAGTGTGCAGCGATGGGGACCTCTCTGAGGACTTCTTCTTCGAGTTCCGGGAGCGGGGACGCGTCGCCATCAAAGCCAAGAACGGGCGGTACCTGCGCGGGGACCCCGCCGGCACCCTCCGTGCTGACAGCGAGTCTGTGCTGCGGGCCACGCTCTGGGAGTACTGA
- the FSCN2 gene encoding fascin-2 isoform X1, with the protein MPTNGIHQVLKIQFGLINCESRYLTAESFGYKVNASAPSLKRKQIWTLEQDEADSSVVFLKSHLGRYLGADKDGKVRCEAEQPGRDERFSIITQSDGRWALQSAPHRRFFGGREDRLSCFAPSVTEGELWTVHLAMHPQANLLSVSRRRYAHLSAHEDEIATDSNLPWGVDALITLCFQDKKYSLRTADERYLRCDGTLVPEPGAGTGYTLEFKAGKLAFKDCDGKYLAPTGPTGTLKSGRSSKPGKDELFDLEESHPQVVFTAANGRYVSIRQGVNVSANQDEELNHETFQLQIDRETNKCSLHTNTGSYWTLVAHGGIQAVATEVGANTMFDIEWRGRRVALRASNGRYVCTKRNGQLAAVSDTVGKCQGLAGGSAIGPPREDEEFTLKLINRPMLVLRGEHGFVCYHRGSNLLDSNRSVYDVFHISFSDGAYQIQGQGGKFWYVASSGSVCSDGDLSEDFFFEFRERGRVAIKAKNGRYLRGDPAGTLRADSESVLRATLWEY; encoded by the exons ATGCCAACGAATGGGATCCACCAGGTCCTGAAGATCCAGTTCGGTCTGATCAACTGCGAGAGCCGATACCTGACGGCAGAGAGCTTCGGCTACAAGGTGAACGCCTCAGCACCAAGCCTCAAGCGTAAGCAGATCTGGACGCTGGAGCAGGATGAAGCCGACAGCTCGGTTGTCTTCCTCAAGAGCCACCTGGGCCGGTACCTGGGTGCTGACAAGGATGGGAAGGTGAGGTGTGAGGCCGAGCAGCCAGGCCGGGATGAACGTTTCAGCATCATCACCCAGTCGGACGGGCGCTGGGCGCTGCAGTCGGCCCCGCACCGGCGTTTCTTTGGTGGCCGGGAGGATCGCCTGTCCTGCTTCGCCCCCAGCGTGACGGAGGGCGAGCTCTGGACCGTGCACTTGGCTATGCACCCCCAGGCCAACCTGCTGAGCGTCAGCCGCCGCCGCTACGCCCACCTCAGCGCCCACGAGGATGAAATCGCCACCGACAGCAACCTGCCGTGGGGTGTGGATGCCCTCATCACCCTCTGCTTCCAGGACAAGAAGTACAGCCTGCGCACCGCCGACGAGCGCTACCTGCGCTGCGATGGCACGCTGGTGCCCGAGCCGGGCGCTGGCACTGGCTACACCCTCGAGTTCAAGGCGGGAAAGCTGGCTTTTAAGGACTGCGATGGGAAATACCTGGCACCCACAGGGCCCACTGGCACCCTCAAGTCCGGCCGCAGCTCCAAGCCGGGCAAAGATGAACTCTTTGACCTGGAGGAGAGTCATCCCCAGGTGGTTTTCACAGCGGCCAATGGCAGATATGTCTCTATCCGGCAGG GTGTCAATGTCTCAGCAAACCAGGATGAGGAGCTGAACCACGAGACCTTCCAGCTCCAGATTGACCGTGAAACCAACAAATGCAGCCTCCACACCAACACTGGCAGCTACTGGACCCTCGTGGCCCATGGGGGCATCCAGGCTGTGGCCACCGAAGT CGGTGCCAACACCATGTTTGACATTGAGTGGCGTGGGCGGCGTGTGGCCCTGCGTGCCAGCAATGGCCGTTACGTCTGCACCAAGAGGAATGGGCAGCTGGCAGCCGTCAGCGATACTGTGGGTAAGTGCCAGGGGTTGGCAGGGGGTTCTGCCATTGGTCCCCCAC GGGAGGATGAGGAGTTCACTCTGAAGCTGATCAACCGCCCGATGCTGGTGCTGCGGGGCGAGCATGGCTTCGTCTGCTACCACCGCGGCTCCAACTTGCTCGACTCCAACCGCTCTGTCTATGACGTCTTCCACATCAGCTTCAGCGATGGCGCCTACCAGATCCAAG GCCAGGGAGGGAAGTTCTGGTACGTGGCGAGCAGCGGGTCAGTGTGCAGCGATGGGGACCTCTCTGAGGACTTCTTCTTCGAGTTCCGGGAGCGGGGACGCGTCGCCATCAAAGCCAAGAACGGGCGGTACCTGCGCGGGGACCCCGCCGGCACCCTCCGTGCTGACAGCGAGTCTGTGCTGCGGGCCACGCTCTGGGAGTACTGA